In Bacteroidales bacterium, the genomic window TTGATCATTATGATGTCAGCTAAAATCGCTTTGATGGTCAACTTTATCCCTCTTCGACACTATTATTCTAAATATTTTACCACAACCCAACAAATGCACCAAGATTTGCAACTGTATAAGAGAAAAATTTGTCTTGTGAAAAAAATATTGAACCATCTCCCCTGGAAAGTATCTTGCCTTACAGAAAGCCTAATTGTAAAACGCTATATTTATAAGCAATTTGGAGTAGATTTAATTATTTCAGTTGGCATTAGTAAATCAAGTGAACTAAAGGCGCACGCTTGGTACGGTAAAACAGTTACAAATGAATTTGTTAATATAGTAATACCATGATAAAAAAGGAATTTAGTAAAAAGCTTTGGACTAAACCTAGAATTAAAAGCCTGAAATTTAACAAAACTATGGGCGGAATGGTGGGAGGCATATCTGAAAGTCATTATGCTTCGCCTGGGGAGCCATCTTAAATATAGCATTATGAAAAACTTCATCATTTCAGTTCTTTTGGCAGTTACTTCATTCACAAATGTCCTTTCTCAATCTTGGGTCACTTCTAGTCAAATATCAAGTACAAATGACATAGTCGTTATTCAATCAACAATTAATAACGTTGGAGAGGTAATTGTTTTTGGATATTTTCTTGGTACATTGA contains:
- a CDS encoding lasso peptide biosynthesis B2 protein, with protein sequence MNKFFKAVRYFIRSNWNEKREVFLIIMMSAKIALMVNFIPLRHYYSKYFTTTQQMHQDLQLYKRKICLVKKILNHLPWKVSCLTESLIVKRYIYKQFGVDLIISVGISKSSELKAHAWYGKTVTNEFVNIVIP